The Persephonella atlantica region ATTTGTCTAAAAAACAGATATTTCAATACGGAGGGAAAATGAGATATTTACTTTCCATCTTCATTTTTTTAACCACTTCCGTTTATGCTGTTGAGTTCAGCTACTCTGCAAAGTCTTTTTTGTGGAAAGAGTATGGAAACAGTGGAGAGGAACTACTAAAAGAAAGTGGATGGCTTCACGAATTTGGTTTTTCAGAAATTTTTGACGCTCAAATAATTTATATAAAGCCTTATCTGGGAGTAGAGATAGGAAGTGTCTCATATGACGGCCAAACTCAGTCAGGTATCCCTGTAAAAACAGACACTAACTACTGGGGGGTTTTAACAAGACTAACTATTGGAAAGGAATTTGATATTTTATTTGGTGAGACAGGCATAGGTTATGACTACTGGAAGAGAAATTTAGAAAGCTCATCTGTATCTACAGGTTATACAGAAACATGGAGCCAGCTGTACATTCCGGTAAGGGCAGGTATTAAATTTACAATTCAGGATACCCAGCTATATGGATTTGGTGAGTACAGATTAAACATGAAAACAAAAAACAGTCCCAGTATTGTAGACGTTACCCTTGAACCAAAGACAGGCCTGTTTTTTTCTGTAGGTGGAGGCGTAAAAGTTAAGAAAATATCAGTAGAAGTTGAATACTCATACGATAAATGGAAAAAATCTGACCCAAAGCAGTACGGTTCTTCGTTAGTTTGGCAACCTGAGTCTAAAAGGCAGACTTTAAGTTTTACGATAGGTTACCAGTTTTAATTATCTCCCGTATCTGCCTACGAGATACGTCTGGGATATTATATGTCCTTCTATGGCATTTTTGACATCTTCCTTGGTTGCTCCCGGCGGCAGACCAAGTGTAGGGATGTCTATAGCATATATTCTTATAAAATATCTGTGGGGCATACCCTTTGGTGGACAGGGTCCATCATACCCTATCCTTCCAAAATCGTTTAACCCCTGTTTTATCATTCCGTCTACCACAGGAACTTTAGGAAGGTTTTCCCTTAATGTTGTTACATAGTAGGGAATGTCATAGGCTATCCAGTGAACGAAAACCCCAAAGGGAGCATCTGGGTCTTCCATTATTATCACAAAACTCTGGGTTCCCTGAGGAACATCTCCCCAGTATAGCTCAGGGGATATGTTATCACCATCACATGTATATCTCCTTGGAATATACGTATCATTCATAAAAGCTGAAGACCTTATAAAAAACGACGAACCTTCCTGATATATATCTTTTTTGCCTGTTATTGTCTCAGCACATGCCGTAATAAATACAGCCCCCCATACAAATAAAAGCAGCTTTTTTAACATGAGGTTGACCTCCCTATATAGCCTTTGAAAATCTTTTCTCTTTTTTTGCCTTTGTATATATATCAAATGTAACGGCTATATTTCTTATGAGCAACCTTCCAGCAGGAGTAACATCTATCCTGTCTGGATATATTCTCAGCAGTCCGTCTTTCTCAAGCTCTTTCAGTTCCTCCATCTCCTTTGCAAAATACCTGTCAAAATCTATCCTGTATTTATCCTCAATCTCTTTTTTGTACAGCTGGAAATGGGACATAAGTCTCATAATAACATCTCTTCTCAGAATGTCATCTTCATTCAGTATAACTCCCCTTTCCACAGGCAGTTTTCCCTGTTCAATCATCTCGTAATAATCCTTCAGCTTTTTGTGGTTCTGAGCATAAGCATCATAAAGCATGCTGATAGATGTTGCTCCAAACCCTAAAAGCTCTGCTTCAGCATGGGTTGTGTATCCCTGAAAGTTTCTGTGAAGTGTTCTTTCTCTCTGGGCAACAGCCAGCTCATCATCAGGTTTTGCAAAATGGTCCATACCTATGAATATGTATCCTGCATTAGTAAGCTTTTCAATAGTCATCTTCAGAATCTCCAACTTTTCCTGTGGAGGAGGGAGCTTTGATTCATCAATCTTTCTCTGCAGCCTTTTCATCCACGGAACATGGGCATAATTAAAGTTTGCTATCCTGTCAGGATTGAGTTTTATAACTTTGTCAATAGTCTGGGAAAATGTCTCAACAGTCTGGTAGGGAAGACCATATATCAGATCTATATTCACGCTCTCAAATCTTGCCTCTCTAATCCACGACATAACATTAAAAATCATCTCTTCAGGCTGTATCCTGTTAACTGCTTCCTGAACCTTTGGATTAAAGTCCTGTATCCCAAAACTTACCCTGTTAAAACCTATCTCCCTTAACAGAAATATCCTTTCTCTGCTCACGTGCCTTGGGTCTATCTCTATAGAAACTTCAGCATTTCCATCAAAATCAAACCTTTTCCTGATTTCTTCCATCAGTTTTACAGTCTGGTCATCTTCTAAATAGTTAGGAGTTCCACCTCCCCAGTGAAGCTGAACAACCTTTCTTGATTTATCAATAAGGGAACCCATTATGTCCATCTCTTTGAAGATATGCTCAAGATAAGGCTCAACCACTTCCTTTCTTCTGGTAATAATCACATTGCATCCGCAAAAATGACATGCCGACTCACAGAAAGGAATGTGAAAGTACAGGGAAAGGGGTGTTTTCCTTTCGTTAGACTGAATAACTTTCTCTCTCCACTGCTTTTCAGTAAGAGCAGTGGAAAACTCCTGTGCTGTTGGATAACTTGTATATCTGGGAGCAGGTTTTGCATACTTGAGTATAAGGTCTAAATCAAATTTAACATCCTGTGGATGAAAAGCCATATCTGCCACCTCAAAAAATATTTTGTCAATTATACTATATATGATTTTGTAAAAGATTCCACATTTACCATTAAATCTATCATAAAGTCAGGTTAGTAAAAACTAACTTTTTTATGATTTTCCTCATAAACATTACATTTTAACGGTCATTTAATTGTTAGTTAGTATTTACTAACAGGAGGATAGAAATGAAAATAGCCCTGCCAGTAAAAAAAGCAAACGACAGTTATATGCTGTCCTCAAAATTCGGTAAGGCTCCATTTTTCCTTATTTTTGACACAGAAACTGGCGAGATAAAAGTTATTAGAAACGAATATCAAAACGGCAGAGACATAGCAAACATCCTATCAAGTAAAGGTGTAAAAACAGTTATCACCCATCACATTGGTAAAGGGGCATTTAATCACCTGAAAAATCTGTGTATAGAAGTTTACCACTCAGAAAACAAAAACATCCCTTACACAAAAGT contains the following coding sequences:
- a CDS encoding outer membrane beta-barrel protein — protein: MRYLLSIFIFLTTSVYAVEFSYSAKSFLWKEYGNSGEELLKESGWLHEFGFSEIFDAQIIYIKPYLGVEIGSVSYDGQTQSGIPVKTDTNYWGVLTRLTIGKEFDILFGETGIGYDYWKRNLESSSVSTGYTETWSQLYIPVRAGIKFTIQDTQLYGFGEYRLNMKTKNSPSIVDVTLEPKTGLFFSVGGGVKVKKISVEVEYSYDKWKKSDPKQYGSSLVWQPESKRQTLSFTIGYQF
- a CDS encoding YbhB/YbcL family Raf kinase inhibitor-like protein, which translates into the protein MLKKLLLFVWGAVFITACAETITGKKDIYQEGSSFFIRSSAFMNDTYIPRRYTCDGDNISPELYWGDVPQGTQSFVIIMEDPDAPFGVFVHWIAYDIPYYVTTLRENLPKVPVVDGMIKQGLNDFGRIGYDGPCPPKGMPHRYFIRIYAIDIPTLGLPPGATKEDVKNAIEGHIISQTYLVGRYGR
- the hemN gene encoding oxygen-independent coproporphyrinogen III oxidase → MAFHPQDVKFDLDLILKYAKPAPRYTSYPTAQEFSTALTEKQWREKVIQSNERKTPLSLYFHIPFCESACHFCGCNVIITRRKEVVEPYLEHIFKEMDIMGSLIDKSRKVVQLHWGGGTPNYLEDDQTVKLMEEIRKRFDFDGNAEVSIEIDPRHVSRERIFLLREIGFNRVSFGIQDFNPKVQEAVNRIQPEEMIFNVMSWIREARFESVNIDLIYGLPYQTVETFSQTIDKVIKLNPDRIANFNYAHVPWMKRLQRKIDESKLPPPQEKLEILKMTIEKLTNAGYIFIGMDHFAKPDDELAVAQRERTLHRNFQGYTTHAEAELLGFGATSISMLYDAYAQNHKKLKDYYEMIEQGKLPVERGVILNEDDILRRDVIMRLMSHFQLYKKEIEDKYRIDFDRYFAKEMEELKELEKDGLLRIYPDRIDVTPAGRLLIRNIAVTFDIYTKAKKEKRFSKAI
- a CDS encoding NifB/NifX family molybdenum-iron cluster-binding protein; the protein is MKIALPVKKANDSYMLSSKFGKAPFFLIFDTETGEIKVIRNEYQNGRDIANILSSKGVKTVITHHIGKGAFNHLKNLCIEVYHSENKNIPYTKVIQQFKEGNLQKIKDENFKQEV